From Camelina sativa cultivar DH55 chromosome 5, Cs, whole genome shotgun sequence:
ATTCCTCCCCAGTGATAATGTAGGTGTactgcaaaacaagaaatatcCAGTCAAAGCAAGATACGCTCTATCAAGTTGGAATCATCTTCCCTGAGAGTTGTGTGTTCATTTACCAAAAAGATGAAGCCAAAGGTCGCTAAAACCACTTGCAGGGTTTCATCTGCAATCCCAGCAAGACCACCATCTTCTCCTCCTGACCCTTCAGGACGCTCCTCACCATTTCCACCACCGCCACTACTACCTCCTCCACGTGGAGGAACGTTGCCACCACTGTCTGTATCATAAAAATCTTTCTTCTGTATCTGCTCCCGCAACATGTCTTCAACTGATTTCTTCCCCATAGCTTTCTCTATTGCTTTCCATGGTGATATCTGATAACAAAAAGCCATTACAACAAATCAGAAAACAGAACAGAGAAACATACACAAAAGGAAACACTCTCTGGTTAGTGGTTACAAAGTAACGAACTTAAACATGAGTTAGAAGCATCTGACCTCGTCACTACTACCATCAGGTTTATCCTTCCCACCAAACAAGCACACAGCAGGACTCTGCTTTGATTTACCAGTAGGTGAACGACGACGCTGATGATTAAGAAGAGGGGAAAACTGAGTAGACACTGAAGCAGTAGCTCGAACTGCAAATGTGGTACGAGGGCAGTGATCAAAGCGTGGTGAAGAAGACCTAATAGGTACACTGGAGATACAATTTGGTCTTGTTTGCCTTGAAGGAGAGTATGATGGTCGAAAACAATTAGCCTGAGTGAAACTCATCTTTACCCCTCCCCCAATGCTTCTCTCTTA
This genomic window contains:
- the LOC104784980 gene encoding uncharacterized protein LOC104784980; this encodes MSFTQANCFRPSYSPSRQTRPNCISSVPIRSSSPRFDHCPRTTFAVRATASVSTQFSPLLNHQRRRSPTGKSKQSPAVCLFGGKDKPDGSSDEISPWKAIEKAMGKKSVEDMLREQIQKKDFYDTDSGGNVPPRGGGSSGGGGNGEERPEGSGGEDGGLAGIADETLQVVLATFGFIFLYTYIITGEELVKLARDYVKFLMGKPKTVRLTRAMDGWNEFLEKMSTQKVYDEYWLEKAIINTPTWYDSPDKYRRVLRAYVGGSNSDRDYVDANPDEDYVDANSDE